In Flavobacterium sp. GSB-24, the genomic window GATCTCAGGATCAAGCAATGTGATGGAAAAAATGGGAATTAAATTCAGCAACGATCCTTCGTTTTTAGAGAAATGTATCGATCAAGCCGGAATTTGTGTTTTGCACGCTCCCCTATTTCACCCAGCGATGAAAAATGTTGGACCAATTAGAAAAGAACTGGCCGTAAAAACATTTTTTAATATGCTGGGGCCAATGGTAAATCCTTCATTTCCAAAAAATCAATTGGTTGGGGTTTTCAATTTAGAGCTGGCAAGAATGTATGCATATTTATATCAAAACACCGATGTGAATTTTACGATTCTGCATTCCCTTGACGGATATGATGAAATCTCCTTAACTGGCCCTACCAAAACCATTTCTAACCACATGGAAGGAATGCTGAAACCAGAAGATTTTGGTGTTCACCTTTTATCACAAAGTGAAATTGAAGGCGGAAAAACCATCGAGGAATCAGCTGATATCTTTATCAATATCATTTCAGGAAAAGGAACTGAAGCACAAAACAATGTAGTTTTAGCGAATGCTGCAATGGCAATCGCAACGGTTACAAAATGCTCTCCAAAAGAAGGTTTTGAACTGGCAAAAGAAAGTTTGTTATCCGGAAAAGGACATCAAGCTCTTAAAAAATTACAACAACTATCTCTTTAAAAAACTTAGCATCTTTAAAAATGAACATTTTAGATAAAATAATAGTAGACAAAAAAAGAGAAGTCATTCTAAAAAAATCAATCATACCAGTTTCTCAATTGGAAGCTTCTGTATTTTTTGGAAAACAAACTATTTCTCTGAGTCAAAATTTAAGAGAAAGCAATTCTGGAATTATTGCCGAACACAAACGCCGTTCTCCTTCAAAATCAATCATTAACAATAATTTTACTGTTGAAGAAGTAGTAAAAGGCTACGAAGACGCAGGCGCTTGCGGAATTTCAGTTTTAACAGATGGAAAATACTTTGGCGGTTCTCTAGACGATTTGCTTTTGGCTAGAGCATCGGTAAATATTCCG contains:
- the trpD gene encoding anthranilate phosphoribosyltransferase produces the protein MKTILNKLINHEVLSKEEAKNVLINISSGQYNPSQISAFLTVFMMRSITIDELSGFREALLELCIRVDLSAYNTIDLCGTGGDGKDTFNISTLASFVAAGAGIKIAKHGNYGVSSISGSSNVMEKMGIKFSNDPSFLEKCIDQAGICVLHAPLFHPAMKNVGPIRKELAVKTFFNMLGPMVNPSFPKNQLVGVFNLELARMYAYLYQNTDVNFTILHSLDGYDEISLTGPTKTISNHMEGMLKPEDFGVHLLSQSEIEGGKTIEESADIFINIISGKGTEAQNNVVLANAAMAIATVTKCSPKEGFELAKESLLSGKGHQALKKLQQLSL